In Desulfomonile tiedjei DSM 6799, a genomic segment contains:
- a CDS encoding HEAT repeat domain-containing protein: protein MESSDDSLRTSGVAAIGMADESQAVRLIPELIRNLETGQERAFGSSRAALLLMKDRCRQSLDRIVAVYEKVPHERKPDILKILIQLDSTGEHSLPVLTAALKDSNLEMRKIALYGMIRTTKDGDVLKPYLETALNDADREIQIAALRYLHAHADKMPDLFPKVLALTKHDKPQVRMAAVNALVPFKAQSSESFKVLNDIVQHDSDPQVRANTCAALARMDLDWAPKILPLLEHVSQTEEDAKPKDSAKAALKSLRRRLALDRDTMIPGEELGR, encoded by the coding sequence TTGGAATCTTCAGATGACTCATTAAGAACCTCGGGAGTCGCTGCAATCGGAATGGCTGATGAATCTCAAGCCGTCAGACTCATTCCTGAATTGATCCGGAACCTGGAGACCGGACAAGAAAGGGCATTCGGGAGTTCGCGTGCCGCCCTGTTGCTGATGAAGGATCGTTGCCGTCAATCTCTTGACCGGATAGTCGCTGTTTATGAGAAGGTGCCTCACGAGCGAAAGCCCGATATACTCAAAATACTTATTCAGCTTGATTCTACGGGCGAGCATTCTCTTCCGGTTCTGACGGCAGCATTGAAAGATTCAAATCTTGAGATGAGAAAGATTGCGCTTTACGGAATGATCAGAACCACCAAAGACGGAGATGTTCTCAAGCCGTATCTCGAAACCGCGTTGAACGATGCAGACCGGGAAATACAGATCGCTGCATTGAGATACCTGCACGCACATGCAGACAAAATGCCTGATCTGTTCCCGAAAGTGCTTGCTTTGACAAAGCACGATAAGCCACAGGTCAGAATGGCTGCCGTCAATGCTCTCGTGCCTTTTAAGGCACAGTCATCGGAAAGCTTCAAAGTTCTGAATGATATAGTACAACACGACAGCGATCCCCAGGTTCGAGCGAACACCTGTGCTGCTCTCGCCCGTATGGATCTGGATTGGGCACCGAAAATTCTGCCTTTACTGGAGCATGTTTCCCAGACCGAAGAAGATGCAAAGCCGAAGGACTCCGCAAAAGCTGCTCTAAAAAGCCTGCGTCGTCGTCTGGCTTTGGACCGGGACACCATGATTCCCGGAGAAGAATTGGGACGATAA
- the dsrP gene encoding sulfate reduction electron transfer complex DsrMKJOP subunit DsrP: protein MLEKALTGTRGYFTWLLILLALVGIGFAAYLRQLGYGLGITGMSRDVSWGVYIGQFTFLVGVAASAVMLVLPYYLHNYKVFGKITILGEFLAVAAVTMCLSFIIVDLGQPSRAFNVLLHPTPNSVLFWDMVVLNGYLLLNIVIGWTILGAERKGAPPPSWVKPLIYLSIPWAVSIHTVTAFLYAGLPGRGFWLTAIMAPRFLASAFASGPSLLILFCLFLRRYTKFDAGWEAIQTLAKIITYAMIISVFFVLCELFTVFYSQIPEHMNHFTFLFTGFHGHAFLVPWMWTAVVLAFVAIALLINPKTRNNETTLTIACASVFICLWIEKGVTLVLTGYIPSPLETITDYSPTATEMAITLGVWALGFFILSVLYRVAITVKEKAVEIPH, encoded by the coding sequence ATGCTCGAAAAGGCTCTAACTGGAACTAGAGGATACTTTACTTGGCTACTGATACTCCTGGCTCTCGTGGGAATAGGCTTCGCGGCGTACCTGCGACAGCTTGGCTACGGTTTGGGAATCACCGGCATGAGCAGGGACGTATCCTGGGGTGTGTACATCGGCCAGTTCACGTTTTTGGTCGGTGTCGCGGCATCTGCCGTCATGTTGGTCCTGCCTTATTACCTGCATAATTATAAGGTATTCGGCAAGATCACTATCCTCGGAGAATTCCTGGCCGTTGCTGCAGTAACCATGTGTCTCTCCTTCATCATAGTCGACCTCGGTCAACCTTCGCGTGCGTTTAACGTGTTGTTGCACCCGACACCCAATTCGGTCCTCTTCTGGGACATGGTGGTCCTCAACGGCTATCTGCTCCTGAACATCGTAATTGGTTGGACGATTCTCGGTGCCGAACGCAAAGGCGCACCGCCTCCTTCCTGGGTCAAACCATTGATCTATCTTTCCATTCCCTGGGCAGTCAGTATTCATACAGTCACAGCGTTTCTGTATGCCGGTCTGCCTGGCCGCGGCTTCTGGTTGACTGCAATCATGGCACCGAGATTCTTGGCATCCGCATTTGCTTCCGGTCCTTCGCTTCTGATTCTCTTCTGTCTTTTCCTCAGAAGGTACACAAAATTTGATGCGGGTTGGGAAGCAATCCAGACTCTTGCCAAGATTATCACGTACGCGATGATTATCAGTGTGTTCTTCGTGCTCTGTGAACTCTTTACCGTATTTTACAGTCAGATTCCCGAGCACATGAATCACTTCACGTTCCTGTTCACCGGATTCCATGGACACGCATTCCTCGTCCCGTGGATGTGGACGGCCGTAGTGTTGGCGTTTGTTGCCATAGCGCTCCTGATCAATCCGAAGACCCGTAACAACGAAACTACGTTGACCATAGCCTGTGCGTCGGTTTTCATCTGTCTCTGGATCGAAAAGGGTGTGACCCTGGTCCTCACCGGTTACATTCCCTCGCCCCTGGAGACGATAACCGATTACAGTCCAACGGCAACGGAAATGGCAATCACCTTGGGAGTGTGGGCGCTGGGATTCTTCATCTTGTCCGTACTCTACAGAGTTGCTATCACGGTGAAGGAAAAGGCTGTAGAAATCCCTCACTGA
- the dsrO gene encoding sulfate reduction electron transfer complex DsrMKJOP subunit DsrO yields MDSTRRFFLKIAGLSVLGIGAKPTLDAVAGSPEAKFQPGPNALKGKRWAMVVDMKKCLKAKENCRDCVLACHKVHNVPDFDNKKDEVKWIWLTGFQHAFPGEENHYLDTYLKEGLKGLPFPVLCNHCDNPPCVRVCPVQATFKRSDGIVMMDYHRCIGCRFCMAACPYGARSLNWRDPRPFIKTELNPEYPTRCRGVVEKCNFCFERLAKGQIPACVEACKDKGLIFGDLEDPNSEIREVLRKNPTIRRKPQLGTQPQVYYIL; encoded by the coding sequence ATGGACAGCACAAGAAGATTTTTTCTAAAAATCGCCGGCCTCTCCGTGCTGGGTATAGGCGCAAAACCAACCCTGGATGCGGTGGCAGGTAGCCCAGAGGCAAAGTTCCAACCTGGTCCGAATGCCCTGAAGGGAAAGCGTTGGGCCATGGTTGTAGACATGAAGAAATGTTTGAAAGCCAAGGAAAACTGTAGGGATTGCGTGCTCGCATGCCACAAAGTGCATAATGTCCCGGATTTCGACAATAAGAAAGACGAAGTGAAATGGATCTGGTTAACCGGCTTTCAACATGCGTTCCCCGGTGAAGAGAATCATTATCTCGACACGTATCTCAAAGAAGGTCTGAAAGGATTGCCGTTCCCGGTACTCTGCAATCACTGCGATAATCCTCCGTGCGTTCGGGTCTGCCCTGTGCAGGCGACATTCAAGCGCTCGGATGGAATCGTCATGATGGACTACCACAGGTGCATCGGCTGCCGTTTCTGTATGGCAGCTTGTCCATACGGAGCTCGGAGCCTGAATTGGCGCGATCCGCGACCGTTCATCAAGACGGAACTCAATCCGGAATACCCCACCCGTTGCCGGGGTGTTGTGGAAAAATGCAATTTCTGTTTTGAACGACTGGCAAAGGGGCAGATCCCCGCATGTGTGGAGGCCTGCAAAGATAAGGGGCTGATCTTCGGCGACCTGGAAGATCCGAATTCCGAAATTCGGGAAGTTCTCAGGAAGAATCCGACGATTCGGCGCAAACCTCAGCTCGGCACACAACCCCAGGTTTACTACATATTGTGA
- the dsrJ gene encoding sulfate reduction electron transfer complex DsrMKJOP subunit DsrJ, which yields MYDAGKIIVGIVIFLGLVAFPFWYNAGMGAKATPPKLEVGTTEKQCVEPTAFMKSSHMQLLDQWRDEVVRNGKRIYVSSTGKQYDMSLQNTCTKCHSKKEQFCDRCHNYVDAAPKCWDCHIPPKETSQQQAARSN from the coding sequence ATGTATGACGCCGGAAAAATCATAGTTGGAATAGTCATCTTTCTCGGGCTCGTAGCGTTTCCCTTCTGGTACAACGCGGGGATGGGAGCGAAAGCGACTCCCCCGAAACTGGAAGTCGGAACCACTGAAAAACAGTGTGTAGAGCCCACGGCATTCATGAAATCTTCACATATGCAGCTTCTGGACCAGTGGAGAGACGAAGTGGTCCGCAATGGAAAGCGGATATACGTCAGCTCCACCGGAAAACAGTATGACATGAGTCTCCAGAACACCTGTACTAAGTGCCATTCGAAGAAAGAACAATTCTGCGATCGGTGCCACAACTATGTGGACGCCGCGCCCAAGTGTTGGGATTGCCATATCCCGCCTAAGGAAACATCTCAGCAACAGGCCGCAAGGAGTAACTGA
- the dsrK gene encoding sulfate reduction electron transfer complex DsrMKJOP subunit DsrK: protein MELHNLPKPQDLMNIDLNKTPETPWMDTPVNFRDGTYSYPAAGKNLKRLGLPNPREWSPTDEDWKLPDNWQEIILKGFKERLDKFRSFRLFMDICVRCGACADKCHFFIGSGDPKNMPVLRAELIRSVYRNDFTTLGRLMGRFGGARELTVDVLKEWFYYFFQCTECRRCSVFCPYGIDTAEVTMIGRELLNLVGLNINWVMEPVSNCFRTGNHLGIPPHGVKDMWEFMVDDIEGITGIRVDLPINKKGAEILFVTPSGDYFADPGTYTCMGYLMLFHELGLDYTWSTYASEGGNFGLFSSHELIKRLNAKIYAEAKRLGVKWILGGECGHMWRVIHQYMETMNGPADFLEAPVSPITGTRFENAKQSKMVHITEFTADLIKHGKLKLDPSRNRKIRATYHDSCNPARAAGLMDEPRYIIQNVCENFHEMPENTIREQTFCCGGGAGLGNDENLEMRMRGGFPRANAVQHVQKYHDVNRLLCMCAIDRATLTALMHYWAPDVTVGGIHELVANALIMDGEQERTEDLRGEPLDEEDE from the coding sequence ATGGAACTGCATAACCTTCCCAAGCCTCAGGACTTGATGAATATCGATCTGAACAAGACTCCTGAAACGCCGTGGATGGACACGCCCGTTAATTTTCGGGATGGAACGTACAGCTATCCGGCAGCGGGCAAGAATCTCAAACGACTGGGCCTTCCCAACCCTCGCGAATGGAGCCCCACGGATGAAGATTGGAAGCTCCCTGACAACTGGCAGGAAATTATTCTGAAAGGCTTCAAGGAACGCCTCGACAAATTTCGTTCTTTCAGACTCTTCATGGATATCTGTGTGAGATGCGGTGCATGTGCCGACAAATGCCATTTCTTCATCGGATCCGGCGACCCGAAGAACATGCCGGTTCTCAGGGCTGAGCTGATTCGATCTGTGTACCGCAACGACTTCACGACCCTCGGCCGTTTGATGGGACGATTCGGCGGCGCACGTGAATTGACCGTCGATGTGCTCAAAGAATGGTTCTATTACTTCTTTCAGTGCACGGAATGCCGCCGGTGTTCGGTGTTCTGTCCTTACGGCATTGATACCGCCGAAGTGACCATGATCGGGAGGGAACTCCTGAATCTGGTGGGTCTGAACATCAACTGGGTAATGGAACCGGTATCCAACTGTTTTCGTACGGGAAACCACCTTGGCATCCCGCCCCACGGTGTCAAAGACATGTGGGAATTCATGGTTGACGATATCGAAGGCATTACCGGAATCAGAGTCGATCTTCCAATCAATAAGAAGGGCGCCGAAATACTCTTTGTCACCCCATCCGGCGACTACTTCGCAGATCCGGGAACCTACACATGTATGGGTTACCTGATGCTGTTCCATGAACTCGGACTGGATTACACATGGAGTACCTACGCATCGGAAGGCGGGAATTTCGGTCTTTTCTCGTCTCACGAGCTTATAAAAAGACTCAACGCAAAAATCTACGCTGAAGCGAAAAGACTCGGCGTCAAATGGATCCTCGGTGGCGAATGCGGTCATATGTGGCGGGTGATCCACCAGTATATGGAAACCATGAACGGTCCTGCAGACTTCCTCGAAGCACCGGTTTCTCCCATTACAGGAACCAGGTTCGAGAATGCCAAGCAGTCAAAGATGGTCCACATCACTGAATTTACCGCGGATCTTATCAAACACGGCAAGTTGAAACTGGATCCCAGCAGAAACCGAAAGATCCGGGCCACATATCACGACTCCTGCAACCCCGCACGAGCAGCCGGACTCATGGATGAGCCAAGATATATCATCCAGAACGTGTGCGAGAACTTCCATGAAATGCCTGAAAACACCATTCGCGAGCAGACATTCTGTTGCGGTGGCGGGGCAGGACTCGGTAATGACGAAAACCTGGAAATGAGAATGAGAGGCGGATTCCCGCGAGCGAACGCTGTTCAACACGTTCAAAAGTATCATGATGTGAATCGTCTCTTGTGCATGTGTGCAATCGACAGGGCAACCCTGACGGCCCTCATGCATTACTGGGCTCCCGATGTAACCGTGGGAGGAATCCACGAACTGGTGGCGAACGCTCTGATCATGGATGGAGAGCAAGAGCGGACCGAAGATCTTCGTGGCGAACCTCTAGACGAGGAGGATGAGTGA
- the dsrM gene encoding sulfate reduction electron transfer complex DsrMKJOP subunit DsrM has translation MNSWTSLFASLIAVIALVLIALFGVGAIGLDTLFGVVIPYIASAVFVVGIVYRIIDWARVPVPFRIPTTCGQGKSLPWIKADNLESPYNMWGLIGRMALEVLLFRSLFRNTKAELREGPNVVYGSAKWLWLGGIAFHYAFLTIVIRHIRFFVEPIPSFVEILSSLDGFFQILVPTLFLTDIAFLAAVTYLFLRRVLVPQMRYISLPADYFPLLLILGIGISGVLMRNVWKVDLLSVKQLAMGLFTLHPVVPAGINPIFYVHLFLVSVLFAYFPFSKLMHAGGVFLSPTRNLANVNRSERYVNPWNYPVKVHTYEEYEDEFRAKMKEAGIPVDKE, from the coding sequence ATGAACTCATGGACTTCCCTATTCGCGTCCCTAATTGCAGTGATAGCCCTCGTGCTTATCGCTCTATTCGGGGTAGGGGCGATAGGCCTGGATACGCTTTTTGGGGTAGTAATCCCCTACATAGCGTCTGCCGTATTTGTTGTCGGGATCGTGTATCGCATTATCGACTGGGCGAGAGTGCCCGTGCCGTTTCGTATCCCGACCACCTGCGGCCAAGGCAAATCCTTGCCCTGGATCAAAGCGGATAATCTCGAGAGCCCGTACAATATGTGGGGCCTCATTGGACGCATGGCACTCGAAGTGCTCCTTTTCCGGTCGCTTTTCAGAAACACGAAAGCCGAACTGAGGGAAGGGCCGAACGTGGTATACGGATCGGCCAAATGGCTTTGGCTCGGCGGTATTGCGTTTCACTATGCCTTTCTTACGATAGTGATTCGGCATATTCGTTTTTTTGTGGAGCCTATTCCTTCGTTTGTGGAAATCCTTTCTTCACTTGACGGGTTTTTCCAGATTCTCGTTCCGACCCTGTTCCTGACCGACATAGCGTTTCTCGCTGCAGTAACATACCTGTTCCTCCGGAGGGTCTTGGTTCCGCAGATGAGATATATTTCTCTGCCTGCGGATTACTTTCCTCTTCTTCTCATCCTGGGCATCGGCATTTCGGGGGTGCTCATGAGAAATGTGTGGAAAGTCGATCTGTTGAGCGTCAAACAGCTTGCCATGGGACTTTTTACCTTACATCCGGTTGTGCCCGCAGGGATCAATCCTATATTCTACGTGCATCTGTTCCTGGTAAGCGTGTTATTCGCTTACTTTCCCTTTAGCAAACTCATGCACGCAGGCGGGGTTTTCCTGAGCCCGACGAGAAATCTGGCAAACGTGAATCGGAGTGAGCGGTATGTGAACCCCTGGAATTACCCGGTCAAAGTCCACACGTACGAAGAATACGAGGACGAATTCCGTGCCAAGATGAAAGAGGCCGGAATTCCGGTTGACAAGGAGTAA
- a CDS encoding RsbRD N-terminal domain-containing protein produces MLEDLLIKEKEAIVSKWKDLLVGTYPSETQRFLKTQKNRFANPVGSSIEDGLEGLYNGLIQEGEAETAFFSESLDRIIRVRAVQGFAPSSAVGFVFLLKDAVREVLGKTIRERGLYEELLEFEERLDGLALLAFNIYMQCRETLFEIKASEIRNRTSRLIDRACQKYGMPHEWADSPDTKS; encoded by the coding sequence ATGTTGGAAGATCTACTCATAAAAGAAAAAGAAGCAATAGTCAGCAAGTGGAAGGACCTTCTGGTTGGAACTTACCCTTCGGAAACTCAACGTTTTTTAAAAACTCAGAAAAATCGTTTTGCAAATCCGGTCGGAAGTTCCATCGAAGATGGATTGGAAGGTCTCTATAACGGGCTCATACAAGAAGGTGAAGCTGAAACGGCTTTCTTTTCGGAAAGCCTCGATCGGATTATCCGGGTGAGGGCGGTCCAGGGATTTGCTCCATCATCCGCAGTCGGATTTGTATTCCTCTTGAAGGATGCCGTGAGAGAAGTTCTCGGCAAGACGATTCGGGAACGCGGGTTATATGAGGAATTGCTGGAGTTCGAAGAGAGACTGGACGGTCTCGCTCTCCTAGCCTTCAATATATATATGCAGTGTCGAGAGACACTTTTCGAGATAAAAGCCAGTGAGATTAGAAATAGGACTTCCAGACTGATAGACAGAGCTTGCCAAAAATATGGGATGCCGCACGAGTGGGCGGACTCCCCTGACACTAAATCATAG
- a CDS encoding VOC family protein: MVTFRGINHLALVTPDMDETIRFWRDLLGMRLVAGLGHPGYRHYFFEISPGSMIAFFEWPGTLPAPEKDHGAPVTGPVAFDHVSFNVDSHQDLWDLKDKLEAAGFWASEVVDHGFIHSLYSFDPNNIPIEFSFGIRMAEISDNPVMADSDPSSITLEGSQPQPEKWPPVEEPTSPEDRKIYPGLGSELFHGTDDGKRSSDSDD; this comes from the coding sequence ATGGTAACCTTCCGTGGAATTAACCACTTGGCTCTAGTTACTCCCGATATGGACGAAACCATCAGATTCTGGAGAGATCTCCTGGGAATGAGACTCGTCGCCGGACTGGGGCACCCGGGTTATCGCCACTATTTCTTCGAGATTTCTCCGGGCAGCATGATTGCATTTTTTGAATGGCCCGGAACACTACCTGCTCCGGAAAAAGATCACGGCGCGCCGGTAACCGGTCCCGTCGCATTTGACCATGTATCGTTCAATGTGGATTCCCATCAGGATCTCTGGGATCTGAAGGACAAGCTTGAAGCAGCAGGATTCTGGGCTTCCGAGGTGGTGGATCACGGGTTCATTCACTCGCTGTATTCGTTTGATCCCAACAATATACCGATTGAATTCAGTTTCGGAATTCGTATGGCCGAAATTTCGGACAACCCTGTTATGGCTGATTCAGATCCTTCATCAATCACCCTGGAAGGCTCCCAGCCACAGCCGGAAAAGTGGCCTCCTGTTGAAGAGCCTACATCTCCGGAAGACCGGAAAATCTATCCGGGTCTCGGAAGCGAACTGTTCCACGGGACCGATGATGGAAAAAGGAGCTCCGATTCCGATGACTGA
- a CDS encoding PD-(D/E)XK nuclease family protein, with product MKGRIDMHGVKLNRFIYGLARICRDHLLQEKWLIAPSLRVGYQWLDTVTRSGQATINVRVKTLKGMVLDIAAPEMARKGMRLVSNRGGAILVDRILNRLRKTSPSYLTSLPISPALSQTVYSSLKEMRSAAIRPEDLGIDRFEHPEKGAELSLILGQFLEDIRKADLIDYTDALDIARKSLPAFLPSLTHTLLLIPEAEDMSPLENALIQEIPSEIVHWIPVDRPLAEPEDISGPLTNAEMLRWIEQPLAAPPARENDESVSIISATGEVNEIREVFRTCISKGISLDDVELVHTDSSTYLPLTYEVCRRIQADLPDTAEPLVTFAEGISATYSRPGRCLKAWVSWVRSDFSQSILSSMIDARLISVPDMESDGPSLETLSALFRRLGIGFGRDRYLEKIDELISGLEKQGNRDAPSLGHDDPAANRLELQLKTARVLRVFLQGLLSIMPNGDADSHNILESAKKLITTHATNVDEFDAYASRAILEEMTDMQRYVGVEDEDELSLDMWEWLSLLPDEVRVMGSGPRPGALHVSNLASGGHSARKYLFLVGLDDSRFPGHGYRDPVVLDSERERISSKLETASRRQKRKLAGFACLLARHRGSILLSYSCRDLLDDREKFPGTVIVSAFRIISGQREADQRDLLTWLSPPASFAPDVPDKSLNASDWWLSRICSAREIANPEELISHYFPHLWRGIEARKNRLSPDFTVFDGKLARPFATLDPSQADGPVVSGSMLETAGRCPLAYFFRYVLRVEPPEEFALEPEKWLDPLRFGSLLHEVFYTFVTETASIQWPPVFERDLPRMKEILNALASDYRNMYPPPSEDAFLEQRRELEQAAQIFLREEERLSGRVPLYLEVSIGMKPYGKGSTLDVVRPVRINLPNGKTIRVRGRIDRIDEAEDGFCIVDYKSGNPQKYEDPDPFRDGRILQHALYIDICRAVLQEKHGPASRVLKFEYLFPGRAGQGLRLSYTPDELSEFKTLMQHMTGWMAAGSFLPTDRRDDCKFCDYVSVCGDTDSSTGASARKLANESNVDLRYFRGLRKSD from the coding sequence ATGAAAGGCCGAATTGATATGCATGGCGTGAAATTGAACCGTTTCATTTACGGCTTGGCACGAATCTGCAGAGACCATCTGTTGCAAGAAAAATGGCTGATCGCTCCTTCATTGCGGGTCGGTTACCAGTGGTTGGACACCGTAACGAGGTCAGGACAGGCCACAATCAATGTCCGGGTTAAGACCCTGAAAGGTATGGTCCTTGACATCGCTGCTCCTGAAATGGCCAGAAAAGGAATGAGACTTGTCTCGAACCGGGGGGGGGCGATTCTGGTGGATCGCATTCTGAATCGCCTCAGGAAAACGTCGCCCTCCTATTTGACCTCTCTTCCTATCAGTCCAGCGCTCTCCCAGACGGTGTATTCATCTCTTAAAGAAATGAGATCCGCTGCTATCAGACCTGAGGATCTCGGAATCGACCGTTTCGAGCATCCTGAAAAGGGGGCGGAGCTTTCCCTTATCCTCGGACAATTTCTGGAAGACATCCGAAAGGCCGATCTGATTGATTACACGGATGCTCTCGATATTGCCCGAAAGAGCCTCCCCGCCTTTCTTCCTTCACTGACGCACACATTGCTTCTTATTCCTGAGGCTGAAGATATGTCGCCTTTGGAGAATGCGCTGATTCAGGAGATACCCTCAGAAATCGTGCATTGGATTCCTGTAGACCGACCACTGGCCGAACCGGAGGATATTTCCGGTCCGCTTACGAACGCTGAAATGCTCAGGTGGATAGAACAGCCACTTGCGGCTCCTCCCGCGAGGGAGAATGACGAAAGCGTTTCCATTATTTCCGCGACGGGCGAAGTGAACGAGATCAGAGAAGTGTTCCGCACATGCATCAGTAAAGGAATATCACTGGATGACGTAGAACTTGTGCACACAGACAGCAGCACGTACCTGCCGCTGACGTACGAGGTTTGTAGAAGAATACAGGCGGATTTGCCTGATACGGCCGAACCGTTGGTCACGTTTGCAGAGGGCATTTCTGCAACATACTCCAGACCGGGCAGATGTCTCAAAGCATGGGTGTCCTGGGTAAGAAGCGATTTTAGTCAATCCATTTTATCAAGCATGATCGATGCCAGACTGATCTCTGTTCCTGACATGGAATCGGACGGCCCCAGCCTTGAAACGCTCTCGGCACTGTTCCGTCGGCTCGGCATCGGATTCGGACGAGACCGGTACCTTGAAAAAATTGATGAGCTGATCTCAGGGCTGGAAAAACAGGGTAATCGGGATGCTCCATCTTTGGGACATGACGATCCTGCTGCCAACCGTTTGGAATTACAGCTCAAGACAGCTCGAGTCCTGAGAGTTTTTTTGCAAGGACTCCTTTCTATTATGCCGAACGGCGATGCAGATTCCCATAACATACTTGAATCAGCCAAGAAACTGATTACTACGCATGCGACAAATGTCGATGAGTTCGACGCCTATGCTTCTCGGGCCATTCTGGAAGAAATGACCGACATGCAACGGTATGTTGGGGTCGAAGACGAAGACGAGTTGAGTCTGGATATGTGGGAATGGCTATCACTGCTCCCGGATGAGGTGCGAGTCATGGGAAGCGGTCCTCGTCCCGGCGCTCTTCACGTCTCGAACCTGGCGAGTGGCGGTCACTCGGCAAGAAAATACCTTTTTCTCGTGGGTTTGGACGACAGCAGATTTCCGGGCCACGGATATCGCGACCCGGTGGTCCTGGACAGCGAGCGTGAGAGGATCTCCAGCAAATTGGAGACCGCTTCTCGTAGACAGAAGAGAAAACTTGCGGGGTTCGCCTGTTTGCTCGCTCGCCACCGCGGCTCGATTCTGCTTTCCTATTCGTGCAGGGATCTTTTGGACGATCGCGAGAAATTCCCCGGCACAGTGATTGTGTCTGCATTCAGAATCATATCCGGTCAACGGGAGGCAGATCAGAGAGATCTCCTCACCTGGTTGTCTCCGCCGGCTTCCTTTGCCCCTGATGTTCCGGACAAGAGCCTTAATGCATCCGACTGGTGGTTGTCCCGTATCTGCAGTGCACGTGAGATTGCCAACCCGGAGGAGTTGATCTCCCATTATTTTCCTCATTTATGGAGAGGCATAGAAGCCCGGAAGAACCGACTTTCGCCGGATTTCACAGTATTCGACGGCAAACTGGCGAGGCCCTTTGCTACTCTTGACCCTTCTCAAGCGGACGGGCCTGTTGTATCGGGAAGCATGCTCGAGACTGCGGGCAGATGTCCTCTCGCCTACTTTTTTCGGTATGTGCTCAGAGTGGAACCTCCGGAGGAGTTTGCGTTGGAGCCGGAAAAATGGCTCGACCCGCTTCGTTTCGGCAGTCTCCTGCATGAAGTTTTCTACACTTTTGTAACTGAGACGGCTTCGATTCAATGGCCGCCGGTCTTCGAGCGCGACTTGCCGAGAATGAAAGAGATATTGAATGCTCTTGCCTCCGATTATCGCAACATGTATCCCCCACCTTCCGAAGATGCCTTTCTGGAACAGCGAAGAGAATTGGAGCAGGCCGCCCAGATCTTTCTTCGAGAAGAGGAACGGCTTTCAGGCCGCGTTCCGCTCTACCTGGAGGTATCCATAGGCATGAAGCCGTACGGCAAAGGTTCAACATTGGACGTTGTTCGACCTGTTCGGATTAACCTGCCCAATGGAAAAACCATACGCGTCCGGGGCCGTATAGATCGAATTGATGAAGCTGAAGACGGTTTCTGCATTGTGGATTACAAATCCGGTAACCCGCAAAAATATGAAGATCCCGACCCGTTCCGAGATGGTCGAATACTTCAGCATGCCCTGTACATAGATATCTGCAGAGCTGTTTTACAGGAAAAGCACGGTCCCGCCTCTCGCGTGCTGAAATTCGAATATCTATTCCCCGGCAGAGCCGGCCAGGGATTGAGACTCTCTTATACGCCGGATGAGCTTTCAGAGTTCAAGACGCTCATGCAACACATGACGGGATGGATGGCCGCAGGCAGCTTCCTACCGACAGACCGACGTGACGACTGCAAATTCTGCGATTACGTTTCGGTATGTGGTGACACGGATTCCTCGACCGGAGCAAGTGCTCGGAAACTCGCAAACGAATCGAACGTGGATCTCAGATATTTTAGAGGATTAAGAAAAAGTGACTAG